In Populus trichocarpa isolate Nisqually-1 chromosome 12, P.trichocarpa_v4.1, whole genome shotgun sequence, a genomic segment contains:
- the LOC112323665 gene encoding uncharacterized protein LOC112323665: MDPYEHKSERFTCKASIADYDLHRGWWYQSCPLCTKSLSDKGTIFRCIEHNEVTSVPWFKVDCIVTDGNDVATFLMVGKTAENLFGSSAHCYLYDKGFIDCIPPPMIEKLNKDKIFQLRFGAFRSVVNRCDIIVTNVFDDIVTAEAPPLPNEPELHIVDVPLNNQAASSSSKVVSPLDPTTPTPVPPSKTNVNFS; encoded by the exons ATGGATCCATATGAACACAAA AGCGAAAGATTTACATGCAAAGCTTCCATAGCTGACTATGATCTTCATAGAGGATGGTGGTATCAAAGCTGCCCTTTATGCACAAAATCATTGTCTGACAAAGGCACAATTTTTAGATGCATTGAACACAATGAAGTAACATCGGTTCCATG GTTTAAAGTTGATTGTATTGTGACTGATGGCAATGATGTTGCAACATTTCTAATGGTTGGAAAAACTGCTGAAAACTTATTTGGCTCCTCTGCCCATTGCTATCTCTATGACAAAGGGTTTATTGATTGCATCCCACCTCCcatgattgaaaaattaaacaaggacAAGATTTTCCAGCTGAGATTTGGAGCTTTTCGCTCAGTTGTTAACCGTTGTGACATCATTGTTACCAATGTTTTTGACGACATTGTAACTGCTGAGGCTCCCCCCTTGCCTAATGAACCAGAGCTGCATATTGTTGATGTTCCTCTTAATAATCAAGCAGCTTCATCATCCTCTAAAGTTGTCTCTCCATTAGACCCAACAACACCAACACCTGTTCCACCATCTAAAACTAATGTTAATTTCTCATAA
- the LOC7483459 gene encoding serine/threonine-protein phosphatase PP2A catalytic subunit gives MPSHVDLDRQIEHLMQCKPLAEAEVKALCEQARAVLVEEWNVQPVKCPVTVCGDIHGQFHDLVELFRIGGNAPDTNYLFMGDYVDRGYYSVETVTLLVALKVRYRDRITILRGNHESRQITQVYGFYDECLRKYGNANVWKHFTDLFDYLPLTALIESQIFCLHGGLSPSLDTLDNIRSLDRIQEVPHEGPMCDLLWSDPDDRCGWGISPRGAGYTFGQDISQQFNHTNGLALISRAHQLVMEGYNWSQDKNVVTVFSAPNYCYRCGNMAAILEIGENMEQNFLQFDPAPRQIEPDTTRRTPDYFL, from the exons atgCCGTCTCACGTGGATCTGGACCGTCAGATCGAGCACTTGATGCAGTGCAAGCCGCTAGCTGAAGCAGAAGTTAAAGCACTGTGTGAGCAGGCCAGAGCGGTCCTTGTGGAGGAATGGAACGTTCAGCCTGTCAAATGTCCAGTAACTGTCTGCGGTGATATTCACGGTCAGTTCCATGATCTTGTCGAGCTCTTTCGCATCGGCGGTAACGCTCCTGACACTAATTACCTCTTCATGGGCGACTATGTAG ATCGAGGATATTACTCTGTGGAGACTGTCACTCTTTTAGTGGCACTGAAAGTTCGATATAGAGACAGGATCACAATTCTAAGAGGAAATCATGAGAGTCGTCAAATAACTCAAGT GTATGGATTTTATGATGAATGCTTGAGGAAGTATGGAAATGCCAATGTCTGGAAACATTTCACCGACCTCTTTGATTATCTCCCACTTACGGCCCTAATTGAGAGTCAg ATCTTCTGCTTGCATGGTGGTCTTTCCCCATCTTTGGACACATTAGATAATATTCGTTCCCTGGACCGTATACAGGAG GTACCTCATGAGGGTCCAATGTGTGACCTCCTTTGGTCTGATCCGGATGATCGTTGTGGATGGGGAATTTCTCCTCGTGGGGCTGGATACACCTTTGGACAGGATATCTCTCAACAGTTCAATCACACTAATGGCCTTGCTCTCATTTCTAGAGCTCACCAGCTTGTTATGGAAGGATACAATTGGTCCCAG GACAAGAATGTGGTGACAGTGTTCAGTGCGCCAAATTACTGCTATCGCTGTGGGAATATGGCTGCAATACTTGAGATAGGGGAGAATATGGAGCAGAATTTCCTTCAATTTGATCCAGCACCTCGACAGATTGAACCCGATACAACACGCAGAACTCCtgactattttttataa